Proteins from a genomic interval of Chloroflexota bacterium:
- a CDS encoding flavin reductase family protein — MPAQLAESDQFNSLFFPQQVLILSVLDNMMPMGYWTVISKEPFRFLICMQKGNYSYELLRKYQEAVLHFMPWSERERVVKAGNISGRYQNKAEMLGFTLEPAKNLAHTKVIQGADNYYETVLFQELEGLSHEFGLFVLDVIASHGKILPIKRKPIFYLSGKDFATIEMPVKIR, encoded by the coding sequence ATGCCCGCACAATTAGCCGAAAGCGATCAGTTTAATTCTCTGTTTTTTCCGCAACAAGTATTAATATTGAGTGTTCTCGACAATATGATGCCGATGGGTTATTGGACGGTAATCTCAAAAGAACCTTTTCGATTTTTGATCTGCATGCAAAAGGGCAACTACTCGTATGAATTGTTGAGAAAATACCAAGAAGCCGTGCTGCACTTCATGCCGTGGTCTGAGCGGGAGCGCGTGGTCAAAGCCGGGAATATCAGCGGGAGATACCAGAACAAAGCGGAGATGCTGGGCTTTACGCTCGAGCCTGCCAAAAACCTGGCGCACACAAAAGTTATTCAGGGCGCAGATAATTATTATGAAACTGTGCTTTTTCAAGAGCTTGAGGGGTTATCGCATGAATTTGGGCTTTTTGTTTTGGATGTGATAGCTTCTCACGGGAAAATACTACCGATAAAACGAAAACCGATTTTTTATCTGAGTGGCAAAGATTTTGCCACAATAGAAATGCCTGTAAAAATCCGATAG